In a single window of the Mycobacteriales bacterium genome:
- the secD gene encoding protein translocase subunit SecD — protein MTRPPVLRALLALLILGVTGFFAVTKDPRLGLDLRGGTQIVLETKDSPTTEADAEATDRTLEVLRRRVDALGVAEPTLARSGTNRIIVELPGVQNAAEAADAIGQTAQLTFHPVLGPGDPANVVGLQPEELEPEDEAPEFTPASPTAEATAGASAAPSATSNGRALPPALTTQTQASPAPTASASPAPAEPQTDPQELDTSQQNSILDESGQPILIGPAALTGDDVGDAAAGTDPTTGTQRFVSVDFQGEGGRKWEALTGAAACNQPLDPKRRVAIVLDGQAISSPQVAPDVQCNIGIQGGSTQITGNFTRDEAQQLAVLIKGGALPVRVEIISRSTVGPSLGQEAIDASVKAGIIGLSMTAIFLMVVYRVVGLLAAVALASYGLISYGVLVAIGATLTLPGLGGLLLSAGLAIDANVLVFERTREEFAASRHKRLLPSLDNGFSKAFTAIADSNITTLIAAALLFLFAAGPVRGFGVTLTIGVLASIVSALLVTRVLTEFAVKRGLVHKRPRISGLATLGRFREYLERRKPDLMQFRRRWLMISALALLLAISGMFLRGFNFGVEFTGGRVVEFATSQPVSVGDARSAVEEAGFPTAVVQQSNGENISVRTANIDDDEVERIRASLAEVGGDASINADDLIGPTLGSELRKKAIIALVIALVMQLGYLAIRFRWTFASAAVLAMFHDVLIVLGIFAWLGKPIDGIFLAAALTIIGVSVNDSIVTMDRIRETWANNRTRPLAGVVNTAVLSTAPRTVNTGLGAMFILGALTFLGGRSLTDFALALLIGLIVGTYSSAFTAAPLLLLLEQRNSAPPPMPKRRTGSASSRPRPAKRPAPRPMGVRREGGVV, from the coding sequence GTGACACGACCGCCCGTCCTGCGCGCGCTGCTCGCGCTGCTCATCCTCGGCGTGACGGGCTTCTTCGCCGTCACCAAGGACCCCCGCCTCGGCCTGGACCTGCGCGGTGGGACCCAGATCGTGCTCGAGACCAAGGACTCGCCGACCACCGAGGCGGACGCCGAGGCGACCGACCGGACGCTCGAGGTCCTGCGCCGCCGGGTCGACGCCCTCGGCGTCGCGGAGCCGACGCTTGCCCGGTCCGGCACCAACCGCATCATCGTCGAGCTGCCCGGCGTCCAGAACGCCGCAGAGGCGGCCGACGCCATCGGGCAGACCGCCCAGCTCACCTTCCACCCGGTCCTCGGCCCCGGCGACCCGGCCAACGTCGTCGGCCTGCAGCCGGAGGAGCTGGAGCCGGAGGACGAGGCGCCGGAGTTCACGCCGGCCAGCCCGACAGCAGAGGCCACCGCCGGCGCCAGCGCCGCGCCGTCGGCCACCAGCAACGGCCGGGCACTGCCGCCGGCCCTCACCACGCAGACCCAGGCCAGCCCGGCACCCACCGCGTCGGCCTCGCCGGCACCGGCCGAGCCGCAGACCGACCCGCAGGAGCTGGACACCAGCCAGCAGAACAGCATCCTGGACGAGAGCGGGCAGCCGATTCTCATCGGCCCGGCCGCCCTCACCGGTGACGACGTCGGCGATGCCGCCGCCGGGACCGACCCGACGACCGGCACCCAGCGCTTCGTCTCGGTCGACTTCCAGGGCGAGGGTGGCCGCAAGTGGGAGGCGCTCACCGGCGCCGCCGCGTGCAACCAGCCGCTCGACCCGAAGCGCCGGGTCGCGATCGTGCTGGACGGCCAGGCCATCTCCTCGCCGCAGGTCGCCCCGGACGTGCAGTGCAACATCGGCATCCAGGGCGGCTCGACCCAGATCACCGGCAACTTCACCCGGGACGAGGCCCAGCAGCTGGCCGTCCTCATCAAGGGCGGCGCGCTGCCCGTGCGGGTCGAGATCATCTCCCGCAGCACGGTCGGGCCGTCGCTGGGCCAGGAGGCGATCGACGCCAGCGTGAAGGCCGGCATCATCGGCCTGTCCATGACCGCGATCTTCCTGATGGTGGTCTACCGGGTGGTGGGCCTGCTCGCGGCGGTCGCGCTGGCGTCGTACGGCCTGATCTCCTACGGCGTACTGGTCGCGATCGGGGCGACGCTGACGCTGCCCGGGCTCGGTGGTCTGCTGCTGTCCGCAGGTCTGGCCATCGACGCCAACGTGCTGGTCTTCGAACGCACCCGTGAGGAGTTCGCCGCCTCCCGGCACAAGCGGCTGCTGCCGTCACTGGACAACGGCTTCTCCAAGGCCTTCACGGCGATCGCCGACTCCAACATCACCACCCTCATCGCGGCGGCGCTGCTGTTCCTGTTCGCGGCCGGTCCGGTGCGCGGCTTCGGTGTCACGCTGACCATCGGTGTACTCGCCTCGATCGTGTCGGCGCTGCTCGTGACGCGGGTGCTCACCGAGTTCGCCGTGAAGCGCGGTCTGGTGCACAAGCGGCCGCGCATCAGCGGCCTGGCCACGCTCGGCCGCTTCCGCGAGTACCTCGAGCGGCGCAAGCCCGACCTCATGCAGTTCCGCCGGCGCTGGCTGATGATCTCGGCACTGGCACTGCTGCTGGCGATCAGCGGCATGTTCCTGCGCGGTTTCAACTTCGGTGTCGAGTTCACCGGCGGCCGGGTCGTGGAGTTCGCCACGTCGCAGCCGGTCTCCGTCGGCGACGCGCGCAGCGCCGTGGAGGAGGCCGGCTTCCCGACGGCGGTCGTGCAGCAGAGCAACGGCGAGAACATCTCCGTCCGCACGGCCAACATCGACGACGACGAGGTCGAGCGGATCCGGGCCTCACTGGCCGAGGTGGGCGGCGACGCGAGCATCAACGCCGACGACCTCATCGGCCCGACGCTCGGCAGCGAGCTCCGCAAGAAGGCGATCATCGCCCTGGTCATCGCCCTGGTGATGCAGCTGGGCTACCTGGCGATCCGCTTCCGGTGGACCTTCGCCTCGGCGGCGGTGCTCGCGATGTTCCACGACGTGCTGATCGTGCTCGGCATCTTCGCCTGGCTCGGCAAGCCGATCGACGGCATCTTCCTGGCCGCGGCGCTGACCATCATCGGTGTGTCGGTGAACGACTCGATCGTCACGATGGACCGCATCCGCGAGACCTGGGCGAACAACCGCACCCGGCCCCTGGCGGGCGTCGTGAACACCGCCGTCCTGTCCACCGCGCCCCGCACCGTCAACACCGGCCTGGGCGCGATGTTCATCCTCGGTGCGCTCACCTTCCTCGGCGGCCGGTCGCTGACCGACTTCGCCCTGGCGCTGCTGATCGGCTTGATCGTCGGCACCTACTCGTCGGCCTTCACCGCCGCGCCGCTGCTGCTCCTGCTCGAGCAGAGGAACAGCGCGCCGCCGCCGATGCCCAAGCGCAGGACGGGCAGCGCCTCGTCCCGGCCGCGGCCGGCCAAGCGGCCCGCGCCCCGGCCGATGGGCGTCAGACGAGAGGGCGGGGTCGTCTAA
- a CDS encoding potassium/proton antiporter, whose protein sequence is MDDNANLVLLVSCVLLLVSVVAVRLSHRTGLPVLLVYLGIGLLVGEAGLGIEFSDYGLTADLGLIALAIILAEGGLTTRWRVMRPVLPHALALAVVGVAVSVGVVATGAHLLLGLDWRTAIILGAVIGSTDASAVFSVLRRLPLNKRVGATLEAESGLNDAPVAVLVVLASSDAWQSTTLLGGAAEVVFQLVVGAAVGLLVGWLGRELLSRVALPAAGLYPLAAVAIVLLAYSAGTQLHASGFMAAYLSGLVLGSSQLPHRRAVFGFAGSLALMAEAGLYVLLGLLASPDRLPDAVGPALLVAAVAVLLARPVAVLLSLVPFRVPWREQVFVSWAGLRGAVPIVLTTIPVTQDVPGAEDVLDVVFVLVVLLTLAQAPTLPVVGRWLRLIEPLHARDLEVESAPLEQLNADLLQLQIGPGSRLHGVYVEELRLPRDAHVTLIVRDGKSLVPDAYTHFVRGDAVLVVTPSAVRAETEARLRAVTRGGKLARWNGETGR, encoded by the coding sequence GTGGACGACAACGCCAACCTCGTCCTTCTCGTGTCGTGCGTCCTGCTGCTGGTCAGCGTCGTCGCGGTACGTCTGTCGCACCGCACCGGGCTGCCGGTCCTGCTCGTCTACCTGGGGATCGGGCTGCTGGTGGGGGAGGCCGGGCTCGGGATCGAGTTCTCCGACTACGGCCTGACGGCCGACCTGGGCCTGATCGCGCTGGCGATCATCCTCGCCGAGGGTGGGTTGACGACCCGCTGGCGGGTGATGCGGCCGGTGCTGCCCCACGCTCTGGCGCTGGCCGTGGTGGGGGTGGCCGTCTCCGTCGGCGTCGTGGCGACAGGCGCGCACCTCCTGCTGGGCCTGGACTGGCGGACGGCGATCATCCTGGGGGCGGTCATCGGCTCCACGGACGCCTCGGCGGTCTTCTCGGTGCTGCGCCGGCTGCCGCTGAACAAGCGGGTCGGCGCCACGCTCGAGGCGGAGTCGGGGCTCAACGACGCGCCGGTCGCCGTGCTGGTCGTGCTGGCCTCCTCCGACGCGTGGCAGTCGACGACGCTGCTGGGCGGCGCGGCGGAGGTCGTCTTCCAGCTCGTCGTCGGTGCAGCCGTGGGGCTGCTCGTCGGCTGGCTGGGGCGCGAGCTGCTCAGCCGGGTCGCCCTGCCGGCAGCCGGCCTCTACCCGCTGGCCGCGGTCGCGATCGTGCTGCTCGCCTACTCGGCCGGGACGCAGCTGCACGCCAGCGGCTTCATGGCCGCCTACCTGTCGGGGCTGGTCCTCGGCAGCAGCCAGCTCCCGCACCGCCGGGCCGTCTTCGGCTTCGCCGGGTCCCTCGCGCTCATGGCCGAGGCCGGCTTGTACGTGCTGCTGGGGCTGCTCGCCTCCCCCGATCGACTACCGGACGCCGTCGGGCCGGCGCTGCTGGTCGCGGCCGTGGCCGTGCTCCTGGCGCGGCCGGTGGCCGTGCTGCTGTCGCTGGTGCCGTTCCGGGTGCCGTGGCGCGAGCAGGTCTTCGTGTCCTGGGCGGGCCTGCGTGGGGCGGTCCCCATCGTGCTCACCACCATCCCGGTGACCCAGGACGTGCCGGGGGCCGAGGACGTGCTGGACGTCGTGTTCGTGCTCGTCGTTCTGCTCACGCTGGCGCAGGCGCCGACGCTGCCCGTCGTCGGGCGCTGGCTGCGTCTGATCGAGCCGCTGCACGCCCGTGACCTCGAGGTCGAGTCCGCCCCGCTGGAGCAGCTGAACGCCGACCTGCTCCAGCTGCAGATCGGGCCGGGTTCGCGACTGCACGGCGTCTACGTGGAGGAGCTGCGGCTACCGCGGGACGCGCACGTGACGTTGATCGTGCGGGACGGCAAGAGCCTGGTGCCCGACGCCTATACGCACTTCGTGCGCGGTGACGCAGTACTCGTCGTGACGCCCAGCGCCGTGCGGGCGGAGACAGAAGCCCGGCTCCGCGCGGTCACCCGGGGAGGCAAGCTGGCCCGCTGGAACGGCGAGACCGGCCGCTGA
- the msrA gene encoding peptide-methionine (S)-S-oxide reductase MsrA, translated as MPTAETALPGSPTPVAVPARHEVLGTAMTGPWPAGAEVLYLAMGCFWGAERIFWQIPGVLSTAAGYTGGHTPNPTYEQTCTGRTGHTEAVQVVYDPRKVDVETLLKAFWENHDPTQRGGQGNDHGTQYRTALYPTTDEQLIAVRVSVERYQAALTVAGHGAITTEVRPFAEAGPWYYAEAYHQQYLHKNPGGYCNHGFCQVAYDRQGSTGVQA; from the coding sequence ATGCCGACCGCCGAGACCGCGCTGCCCGGGAGCCCGACGCCGGTCGCCGTCCCGGCCCGGCACGAGGTGCTGGGCACGGCGATGACCGGCCCGTGGCCGGCCGGCGCCGAGGTGCTTTACCTCGCCATGGGCTGCTTCTGGGGGGCCGAGCGCATCTTCTGGCAGATTCCCGGGGTGCTGAGCACCGCTGCCGGCTACACGGGCGGCCACACGCCCAACCCCACGTACGAACAGACCTGCACCGGACGCACCGGCCACACCGAGGCGGTCCAGGTCGTCTACGACCCCAGGAAGGTGGACGTCGAGACGCTGCTGAAGGCGTTCTGGGAGAACCACGACCCGACCCAGCGGGGCGGCCAGGGCAACGACCACGGCACGCAGTACCGCACGGCGCTCTATCCGACGACCGACGAGCAGCTGATCGCGGTCCGGGTCTCGGTCGAGCGCTACCAGGCCGCGCTCACCGTCGCCGGTCACGGCGCCATCACGACCGAGGTCCGGCCGTTCGCCGAGGCCGGCCCCTGGTACTACGCCGAGGCCTACCACCAGCAGTACCTGCACAAGAACCCCGGCGGCTACTGCAACCACGGCTTCTGCCAGGTGGCGTACGACCGGCAGGGCTCCACCGGCGTGCAGGCCTGA